The following is a genomic window from Solanum lycopersicum chromosome 6, SLM_r2.1.
CGTGACAACTTTTTATCGAGGAGATTCGAATGAATACCTCGCCTTCTCTTATTCATCCTTGTTTCCTATAGACCATTGGCTCTCAAAAAGAGGGGAAAAAAAAGGAAGTCATCGTGGGCCGAGAATTCTGGACCACTAAAGAAATGGGCCGCCCAAAAATAACGGACTTAACCGAATACTATCCGCTGCTAAATCTTTAGAACCTTAAACCCTAGCGGAGAAGAAAGACGAAGGTTTAACTCTACTCAACAACAATGGAGGAAACTAACATGGATGATTGTGAACACAACCGTGAATCTGAGGTTGCTCCGGCGTTAATTGCAGTTCATCCAACTCAGAAATCCGTCGCCGTTGCCGTCGGTTCGAATCTCCGCGTCTTTAATCTTCAGTAAGTCACTATgcaaaaataatcattttattttctacttttttttatgattatgataatgtGTTCAAACTTAGTACTTGTCTATTTCGATGATGTTGACTTAGTTGGACATTGGCACGAAATTTAGGAAAAGAGAGATTTTCTGTAACTTGTGATAGTAAACCATGTATTCAAGTTAAATTGATGTCATTATTTTTGCGATAGACTAGTAATAGAGTGATAAAATGAAATTAGAGGTGTAAAATACTCCCTCGGTCCCAAAATAAGtgttacttaaaaaaatatcacaatcattaagaaatcaataaatatgatgtgTAAACTACTTCTATTTGATAAATGTCTCTTGAGAATTGAACAATATTCAGAAAATGAACTATAAGTGTATAGTTGGAATGACATACTAATTATTGTCTTGAATTCTTAGAGTGATACTTATTTTTGggacaattttttttgctaaaGTGACACTTGGTTTGGAATGGGTGAGTATTATTAAAACTTGGTATAATACATAGACAGACTTTTAATTTGACCTCCACGGGTAGTTGAACTTCTGAACTTTCATCGCAACCATCTACACATTTCAAGATGATATAGGTGTGTATGGAGAACACCTTAACTTTGAAAATGCAAATCTAAACTCCTTTGAGGGGGTGCATTCTAGATGTGCATTTTCAAAGTTGGGGCTTTAGTTACCAGCTGAGACTAAGTTAAAGTGTTTATctatgtattatgtcttaaaACTTCTCAcacattttaaagaaaagtttCTTATAAAGATTTTACTGGAGATTATGAATGTTCTTTACAACAATAGCTAAAGGAGAGATTTTTATATCTCTGGTCAATAATGGATGTAATCTTATATGTAGGTTTGGTTTTTTTTTAGGCTGATGTCACTTTAAGATTGGtatgcaattttattttttctttagacAAATTAGAGGGAAGTTTGACAACATTATCAAAGACTTTCAGTTTGCAGCtggattatatattatattccaCAATTTTGATGCAGAGAAGGTTGTTCGGTTTCATTGGTGGATAATTCAGGAGTGCACATGCATAAGGATTCAATAAGAGCAATTCAATATGGTGCTGAAGGAAAGCTGTTTGTATCTGCTGGCGATGACAAACTTGTTAAGATTTGGGTTACTGATTCTTGGCGGTGCATAAGTTCGGTGTAAGTTTCTGATGTTCAAGTTCTGTTTTTTCTTAGACATACTTAACAGTAAGTTGcccggactcttcaaaaatgatGCTGAAATAGAACAAATCtcatgtaataataataacaatactaataatattttttcttctaaattttctgTGTCAGAATATCTTTTGATAAGTGGATGTATGTTGATTATGTAAATTCTTCTTATACTGATAATTATTGGTTGCATCGACCACTGCAGATGTTTGTTCCTTTTCTTCCCCCTCTTTCcccttttttgtttgttttagatTTTTTCCTCATTAGGAGTTGAAGTTGTCTAACTGCTATGGTTTTAATAGGTCATCCGAGAAGAGAGTTACTGCTGTTGCCATCAGTAATGATGGGCGTTTTGTATCCTTCGCGGATAAATTTGGTGTAATTTATGCAGTTGAAATAGAAGGTTCTCATGAAAATCAAAGTGTGCCCAATAAGAAGGCAGTCCCAATTCTCGCCCACTACTGCAGCATCATTACTAGTCtggtatttcttttcttttccccttTGTGTGAATTGCTTTATTTTTCCGTGGATCTATTTTTTTACCCTCCATATACGAGGGTTAGTGATTTACTCAGATATTGTTGTGATACTCATGAGTGGTCCTTCTAAGCGGTTTTCTATGGAAATTGTGTTTTCTGGTTGGCAATTGTATTCCTGGCTCAACTCTTTTACACAAATATCATGGATAAAGATCTACTGTCTTGATGCACATCTCTTGCACAATTTCTTGCAAGCCTTGTCCATTCTGGTGGTCAAGTGTAAAGCATTATTCATTCTGGTGAATGGATCATGATACTCCTATTGTCTATGATTACGCCATATAAGATTAAGTTCAACTTATTCTCAGCCCCCACGGATCATATgcccactttttttttaatcaaactaGATTGATCTCCTAATCAAGGCCTCTGGTTTCAAAAGCTAGTTATTTTTTCTCAAAGAGAATTTTCCATCTTTGCAGGAGTTTTCACCAGATGGACGTTACATTATTAGTGCCGATCGGGACTTCAAAATCCGAGTAATGTCATGCTTCTTATTAACCATGAATCTTAGTAAGATTTCTTGATGATCTCTTGCTAACATCAAAATTTCTTCTGGTTCATAATTACAGGTCTCTGTGTTCCCAGAAAAGCCATCAGATGGGGCTCATGAGATTCAAAGTTTTTGCCTTGGCCATTCAGAGTAAGAATTTCTTGAAATTCTGGTGGTCCTAACACCTCGGTAGTGATGATCAAGCTGATCCAGAATAGTCTTTTTCTGTTGAAATATTGGttatactaataaattttaaaatctagGGACAGTTCTCTGGTCATTATTGATAAAAGCCAATCTTGACATTTGATAAGGATACTTAAcccaagaaaggagaaaaacatTTTGACCGGGATGATTTAGGTGGTCGTTTTGTGTCATCCAACTGTTACAtctgatgaaatatttataccATGCATGTCTTTGCCGAATTTATTCTTCTTTTACACGTTTTGTAGGTTTGTGAACACGGGTTGTGTGGAATTAGACAAAAGTGGCCTTATAATGACAATAACAAAAGCAAATACACAgtatataaaacaaataatgtGGTTCAATTAATGTGACCTAATCCTCGGTGTGGAGCAGAGATATTCCACTAATGAGTACAGAAAAGAGAGTACCAAAATTAGAGATAGAAACATGGCATTGGCTTTGGTGTTACTGTTATCTGTGTTTCTCTTTCGGTACCTGTGTTGACGACCTTCTTTCGTTTTTAAAAGTGCATTTTATTGCCTTCCAGCAATTCTATTCAtcctcccctcccctcccccctcaaaaaaaaaataatcaaaggataaataaaagatagatgaaaatagtTGTTGAGTATTGAACTTCGGCATACATTTCCACAGGAAGAAATTCTAGTTTTGACAATGCTTACTGGTTATCATGGTCATGGCTCATTTATTGTCTCAATTGTCAGGTTTGTTTCCTGCCTTGCCTTCATCTGCAACCAGGATTCCCAGCAGTGGTATTTGCTTTCAGGAGGTGGTGATTCAACTGTGAGTAAATTTTTAAAAcgaactaatttttttaaaacccaAATCACCTTTTTACGCCTTTTAAGGCTAAATTTGGAAAAGATAAGCAACTTTCTTATGATGGTATTCGGCCAACTTGCATGCACCTCGATTATTCAATTGTGTAACTGCCACCATAACTTTGGCAGATGGGAGGAAAtaatcccccccccccacacacacacacacatttttttatttattttgtttgtgtGTGTCTGCTGAAATTTAAACCTGAGTTTTCATGATTCTCCTCCAACTTCATTGACCAGTGACTCCTAGGCCACACCCTCGAGTTCGATACAAAACAAAATTGGCAACGTAAACTACAAATACTTTTTCTGAAGTGTTTagttaaatgaaattaattacttaagaattatatgagtattttattttaatttcattttttttatctactTTGACCATtgctctttctttctttttttctttatgccAGGTACGCTTGTGGGACTTCACTTGTGGTTCTCTTCTTGATACCTGTCATGTTGGAGAGGTAGCTTCATCTCTTTTGGAGTGAGATACTTGATAGATTTAATTTGGTTTTCTCTCTCcatcacaataattaattggCTGATTGAATCTCTTGCTAGAAAATAAATCTTTAGTGATTTGATTTAGCTGATTTTCAATCCATAAGCTTGTGGTGATTGTGTAATAGGGCGTGAAGCGATCGATCTTTCTTTGTTCCATTTCCTTTCTTCCTCTACGTTTCTTGTGTTGAAACAAGAAACTGCATTAAAGCTTTAATGTTTAGCTTAGTTCTTAATTTTCTCTGCAATTGTGAAGACAGGACTATTACAGTCAAAAGAAGGAATAGATGACAGGTTGCTGGCTGTCACTGATCTTTGTGCCACTCCTTGGGGATCTCTAATCGCGGTGGCTATTCAGAGGTAAGTCTCTCGTTATGTCAACATGTTGACTTTTCATCCTTTAAAGAGCTCTATTAATTTGTTCTTGAATCATAATACCTTTCTCCGTTGAACTGTAGCTTGGCAGGCGTCATGCTTTtgagttgcaacctttcagctAAATCTCTCCATGTTGCAAGAGTAGGTTCTTTACCATCTCTAAATCACGAAAATCTATTTAGATTTTGTATCGTTCAAAGTATCAACAGCCAGCATCAAGTGGAAATGTTATATGATGCTATTTgacaatatctttttatttttttttaattctgaaGGAAGGGAAGCCTTGACATAACTAGTGAAGTTGTTGTCATGTGACTTAGGCCATGGGTTCAAGCCGTGGAAACAGCCTCTTGCAGAAATGCAGGGTAAGGCTGCATAGACCCTTGTGGTCTGCCCTTCCCTGAACCCCGTGCATGGCGGAAGCTTTAGTGCACCGGGCTACccatttattttgtatttgtttaaCCTTTTCCGTTGGATGTAAATTCCAGGTGGTTCCGATTCCTGGGGAGACTTTTATTCCCACAAGCTTAGCAGCTGCCTCTTCATCGAATCAGTTGTGGATGGTCATGGGTGCATCGACTCTATGTACTTCCCATTCAGCACCTTTGGCTTGTGTGAAGGTTCTCAATGGTTTCTGCGAGAGCAACCAGGACTCTGTTGAGCACGAGGCACGTGTTTTAGAAGATAAAGATTTACCAGGTAGTGAACAACTCCTTCAAACGTTGCAGGGGAGTTCGTTCATTGAGAAAGATGCACTATCAGCGGCTGCAGAAGCAGTGAAAACTGCAATGTGTAATCTATTAATCAAGAAGCAGTACCCTTCTGAAAATCGAGAGTTTAGAAAGAGAGGGAGGAACGACAAGAGAGTAGATAAGAAAAAATGAGATCGGTGGACAAAGTTACATGGTATGTATGCTGGTGGGAGGTTATCAGAGTATTTATAGGCCGAGTTGATTTTGCTGCCAGCAGTGAGCAAGGTAGTGGCTTTCCAGCT
Proteins encoded in this region:
- the LOC101249926 gene encoding uncharacterized protein isoform X1: MEETNMDDCEHNRESEVAPALIAVHPTQKSVAVAVGSNLRVFNLQEGCSVSLVDNSGVHMHKDSIRAIQYGAEGKLFVSAGDDKLVKIWVTDSWRCISSVSSEKRVTAVAISNDGRFVSFADKFGVIYAVEIEGSHENQSVPNKKAVPILAHYCSIITSLEFSPDGRYIISADRDFKIRVSVFPEKPSDGAHEIQSFCLGHSEFVSCLAFICNQDSQQWYLLSGGGDSTVRLWDFTCGSLLDTCHVGETGLLQSKEGIDDRLLAVTDLCATPWGSLIAVAIQSLAGVMLLSCNLSAKSLHVARVVPIPGETFIPTSLAAASSSNQLWMVMGASTLCTSHSAPLACVKVLNGFCESNQDSVEHEARVLEDKDLPGSEQLLQTLQGSSFIEKDALSAAAEAVKTAMCNLLIKKQYPSENREFRKRGRNDKRVDKKK
- the LOC101249926 gene encoding uncharacterized protein isoform X2, encoding MHKDSIRAIQYGAEGKLFVSAGDDKLVKIWVTDSWRCISSVSSEKRVTAVAISNDGRFVSFADKFGVIYAVEIEGSHENQSVPNKKAVPILAHYCSIITSLEFSPDGRYIISADRDFKIRVSVFPEKPSDGAHEIQSFCLGHSEFVSCLAFICNQDSQQWYLLSGGGDSTVRLWDFTCGSLLDTCHVGETGLLQSKEGIDDRLLAVTDLCATPWGSLIAVAIQSLAGVMLLSCNLSAKSLHVARVVPIPGETFIPTSLAAASSSNQLWMVMGASTLCTSHSAPLACVKVLNGFCESNQDSVEHEARVLEDKDLPGSEQLLQTLQGSSFIEKDALSAAAEAVKTAMCNLLIKKQYPSENREFRKRGRNDKRVDKKK